AAGGGATCTTTCAGGGGTATTCGTAGTAATCTCTGCAAAGTCTGAACCAGACATATTACGTCTACCATTTGAAGTTGGTCTATACTTTTTAATCGCCATCGTTGTCCCTCCTTTTAATTTGGATTCTATTTATACGTACGATTAAGCCTCAAAGAAATCGAGTTCTTTGCTATCCTCTGACAGTTGAACAATCGCTTTTTTACGATCGGGACGGTAACCACCGTAACGGCCCATTCGTTTAAATTTACCTTTAAGGTTCATCGTGTTAACATTTACTACTTTTACTCCAAAGATGGTTTCAACCGCATCTTTGATTTCTGTTTTGTTCGCTTTTTCAACTACTTCAAACGTGTATTTCTTCTCTGCCATTAAATCAGCAGTATTCTCTGTAATGACAGGGCGTTTAATTACATCGCGCAGGTCTTTCATTGTGCGAGCACCTCCCCTGCTTTTTCAGCTGCATCTTTTGTGATAATCAGCTTGTCATGCGTAAGCAAGTCAAGTACATTCAATTCTTCTACTGTTAATACCTTTACGTTTTGTAAGTTGTTTGCAGAACGAGCAATTGTTTCATTATTCTCTGAAAGAACAATAAGTGCTTTTTCTTCAACTTTTAATCCGTTAAGGATGTTAATAACTTCTTTGGTTTTCGGTGCATCGATTGTGATGGCATCTAAAACAAATAAGCTTTCTTCTTTTACTTTAGAAGATAATGCAGACTTCAACGCTAAACGGCGAACTTTCTTTGGTAATTTGTAGCTATAGCTGCGTGGAGTTGGTCCGAAGACAGTTCCACCGCCAACCCATTGCGGTGAACGGGTAGATCCTTGACGTGCGCGTCCAGTTCCTTTTTGGCGCCATGGTTTGCGACCTCCACCACGAACTTCAGAACGGTTTTTAACATCGTGTGTACCTTGACGTAAAGATGCACGTTGCATAACAACCGCTTCATGAAGTACATGTGTGTTTGGTTCAATACCAAAAACAGCGTCATTTAATTCAATATCTCCAACATTGCTTCCATCCTGTTTTAAAAGTGCTACTTTAGGCATGACATATCCTCCCTTCGTTTATGTGATTAGTTACCTTTTATTGTACTCGTGATTTTTACATGAGATTTTTTTGGACCAGGGATATTTCCCTTAATCAATAGCAGATTCTTTTCAGCATCTACATTTACTACTTCCAGGTTTTGAATGGTTACTTGTTCTGCACCCATATGTCCTGGCAAATTATGACCTTTGAAAACACGCATGGAGTTAATTTCCCCCATTGCACCTGGAGCTCTATGGAAATGAGACCCGTGTGTTTTTGGACCGCGTTGTTGATTGTGACGCTTGATAGCACCTTGGAATCCTTTCCCTTTAGATGTACCTGTCACATCAATTTTTTCGCCGGCTTCAAAGATATCGACGTTGATTTCTTGACCAACTTCATAGCTGTCAATTTCTGCGCCACGGATTTCACGAACGTAGCGCTTAGGGGCAGTGCCTGCTTTCTCAGCATGACCTTTTTCCGCTTTATTTGTACGTGATTCCTTTTTATCAGCAAAACCGATTTGCAACGCTTCATAACCATCATTTTCTAAAGTTCTCTTTTGCAACACAACATTCGCTTCAGCCTGAACAACTGTTACTGGTACAACTTCTCCATTTTCAGAGAAAAGCTGCGTCATGCCGATTTTACGACCTAAGATTCCTTTCGTCATCCGTTACACCTCCTGTATTTAAAACAAATTATAATTTAATTTCAATATCTACACCAGATGGAAGATCTAAACGCATCAGCGCATCAACCGTTTTTGGTGTAGGCTCAAGAATATCGATCAAACGCTTGTGCGTACGCATTTCGAACTGCTCACGAGCATCTTTGTACTTGTGAACCGCACGAAGAACTGTATAAACAGATCTTTCAGTCGGCAGTGGAATTGGACCAGACACTTTCGCTCCGGAACGTTTTGCAGTATCCACAATTTTTTCAGCAGACTGATCTAAAATACGGTGATCGTATGCTTTTAAACGAATTCTTATCTTCTCTTTTGCCATCATTTTCCCTCCTTCTCGCCTATATCATTATAGACATTCTCCGCGAAAATTCCTCGGCGCACCGCCATGGCAAAGGGGCCGGGTGTGCCAACAACCTTCCGCATCATCGCATTAATTGGTCAACTACATTAGTATAACAAATATCTTTGACCATAGCAAGCTTATACATAGCTATCTACAAGTTTGCACATTTTTATATTATACATAGCATTCAGCCTGATTGCAAGCATATTTTAAAAGTTTTTTTATATCCTTATAAAATAGTAGAAATTTGCTTCTTTTTAACTCGGAAATACCTTTCATAACACAAGGAAAAGCGGAACCAGCTGATTTACCGTCCCGCTCCACATTAACATATAACCCTACTATTATAATAGTAGAAACCCGATAACAATCGGAATGAAAGTAAACAGCAAAATCATGACACAAAAGCCCATAATATCTCGAATCTTCAACCCGGCAATGGCGAGTACAGGCAGTGCCCAGAACGGCTGAATCATGTTTGTCCAGGCATCTCCCCAAGCAACTGCCATGGCTGTTTTTGCTGTATCTGCTCCAATTTCAAGCGCTGCTTGTATCATGATAGGGCCTTGCACAGCCCATTGTCCGCCTCCCGAAGGTACTAACGCATTAACAACGCCCGCACTGAGAAATGTAAAGATGGGCAGTGTATAATCTGTTGCGAAACTCACAAACCATAATGAGATTTTATCTGATAATCCAGATGATACCATCATTCCCATTATTCCAGCATAGAATGGAAACTGTATAATAATTCCCCCGGCATTCTTCACACCTTTACTCACCGTTTCCAGAAAACGTCTCGGTGTCCTATGAAATAGAATCCCTAAGAAAAGAAAAATAAAATTGACGATATTGATATTCAGATCAAATCCATTCGCAACGAAATGATAGCCAATAAAAAGGAGTCCCATCATGCCAATCAGAAGAGACAAAGTCTGGCTGTTCTCCAACCTTTCTGCCGGTGTTGCTGGTTGATGAATTTCCGTTTCCTTTTCCTCTTCGGCTTCTTCCTTCCATAATGAAGGATCTATTTTACCTACAGGGTCTGCCCCCTTTAATAGATATCGATTGAAAAGCGGCAATGTAATCAATAAGGTAATGACAATAAACAGATTAAATGAACTGAACAATGTCTCGGTTACTGGAATGAGACCGATTGTATCTTCTAAAAAATGGCCTGGAGTGGCAATCAGCAGTGGGACGGATCCAGAAAAACCGCCATGCCAGATGACCATACCGCTGTATGCGCTGGCAATCAATATCCGATAATCCACGCCAGGAACCCGTTTTGCCACATGAACAGCAAACAATGCACCGACAACAAGTCCAAATCCATAGTTTATTAAACAAGCAAGCAAAGCAACCAATGTTACCAGCATCACCGCTTGCCCCGGCGTTTTTGCTGCTCTGCTGAGTTTAGCTAAAAAACCTTTTACAACAGGAGTGCTTGCTAAAATATATCCGGTGACGACCACCAGTGACATTTGCATGCCAAATTCAAGCAGATCCCAAAAACCATCGCCCCAATAAGTTACCATTTCCATCGGACCGCTGCCTGTTAGGGAAACACCTAATACGTAAACAAAGATGGTTAAAATAATAGCAAATAAAAAAGCGTCTGGTAAATATCTCTGTACCGCCCTGTCAAAGAATCTCGTTAGAACTTTCAATCGAACTCCCCCTTATATGCTGCTTTATCATCAGCCGAAACGTTCTCCCCAAAAACGCCGCTTCGGTTTCTGCTATAATCTATTCGGAAATATTGCTTCTTTAGCACAACTTCTAACGAATAAAGTGAAACTTCCAGCAACCGAGATATTATTCTGCCAATGTTGTCAGGTAATATAATCACTACGGAAAAACACCTGCGATGATAACTCGGCTGCCAGATTCGTGTTTTAACGATACGTTTCGTAAATACTTAAAAAGTCACGTTATTGAGCAGTATATCCTCCATCCAGTACAACCGCTTGCCCCGTAATTCCTTTTGCTTTATCGCTGGCTAAGAACATGACATAATCAGCAACTTCCTGAACATCTAAAAGCCGTTTTTGCGGTACTAACGGGTATAATACTTCTTCCAGTACTTTTTCAATTGGCACGTTACGAGTTTTTGCCAAATCCGCAAACTGTCCACGTACCAGCGGCGTATCGACATACCCAGGGCAAATCGCATTCACTGTAATTCCATCTGCAGCTCCTTCTAAAGCAGACACCTTGGTTAAGCCGATTACTCCATGCTTTGCACTGTTATAAGCTGCCTTACCCGCAAAACCAATCAGCCCATTAATCGAAGCCATATTAATAATCCGTCCAAAGCCTTGCTTTTTCATCAGCGGGAAAATAAGTTTGGTTGCCATAAACGGGGCGACCAGCATAACCTTTGTCATCAACTCAAATTTCTCAGTCGGAAAATCTTCCACAGCAGATACATGCTGCAATCCTGCATTGTTAATTAAAACATCTATTCTCCCCCATTTTTCTTCCGTGTCACCCAAAGCCTGTTTGAGCTCTTCTTCACTGGTAACATCGCATTTCAATCCAAAACAGTCATACCCTTTTTTCCTTAAATCTTCCGCAGCTTTCATCACTTTCTCTGCATTCACATCTGACAAAGCTACCTTTGCACCGTTTCTTGCAAACGCACAGCCAATTTCATATCCGATACCACTTGCTGCGCCGGTTATAAAAACCACTTTATTTTCTACCATATGTCATCCTCCTTTTACCGCAATATAACTGGCTGTAAAAAAAACGAGCTAAATGCCATTCCGCTTTATAGCTAAGACATCCACTCTTCATACACAGAAGTTCATAACCCCTGTTTATATATCCAGTTCGATCACACGTATTTCAATGTACTTCTCTTATATCATAACAAAATCGCATCTATTGGAGGAGCTGTTTTTTCAATTATCTTTTTATAACTTATTGTGATGAAACCAGAATATGGTTACTTTAGCGCAAACCATTAAATGAACCAACTTAGAAAACAAAAATTAAAAATAATAATAAATAATAAATGAAATATAATGAAACATATTGATATAAAACGAAAACTGTATTACTATTAATTTAATACGCATTTTGTTAGGTTACTTTAAAAACACAAATGGAATGGTGTATTTCATCATCGTTATTTATTTTTACAGATAAAAATTCTAAAGGAGTTGGCAGTTATGAATCAGTTCATTCAAGAATTTCTGCATGTTACAGAGTCCGCAGCACTTGCAACATATCCTTGGATTGGTACCGGAAATAAAATAGAAGCTGATCAGGCAGCTACAGATTCGATGCGTGCCCAGCTAAATAACATCTCTATGGATGGAGAAATTGTTATTGGCGAAGGAGAAATCGATGAAGCCCCTATGCTGTTTATCGGTGAAAAAGTAGGTACTGGTCTTGGAGAAGGTGTCGATTTGGCAGTTGATCCAATTGACGGCACAACCTCTACTTCTAAAGGAAAAAATAATGCGATTGCGGTCATTGCCATCGCAAAGAAAGGTACCCTGCTCCATGCTCCTGATATGTATATGGAGAAGATTGTAACTGGACCGGAAGCAGCCGGTAAAATTAATATTAATTATCCTCTGGAGAAAAATTTGCGCATCATTGCAGAGGCAAAAGGAAAGCAGCTCGAAGAATTAAAAGTGATTATCCAAGACAGAGAAAGGCACAACCATTGGGTAGAAGAAGCACGCGCTTTAGGTGTTCGAACAGAATTGTTTGAAGAAGGAGATATTATTCCCGCCATTTCAACATGCCTCCATCGGCAAGGTAACGCAGACTTATTTATTGGTATCGGTGGTGCACCTGAAGGAGTTCTGGCAGCTGTCGGAGTAAAAAGTTTAGGTGGAGAAATGCAGGCGAGATTACTTCCCAATACAGATGAACAATGGAATCGATGCATATCCATGAAACTTGCCCGCCCAAATGAAGCACTTTCTCATCAGCAGTTAGTCAATACAGATGAGTGTGCTTTTATAGCTACAAGTATAACAAGCAATATGCTTTCACAGGGAATCGAAAATAATCAAGACATCTTTATTACACATTCTATCGTTTTAAATGGTTTAGATAAATGTTTTCGCCATATCGCAACAGAGCACCCAAAGATTTCTGTATAAAGTGAAACTTCCTCTCGTTTCTAGAATGGAGCGTCTTACAGTTAGTTACAACGCAATAAAAAAAGAACCTTCGATAATCAGCTGATCATTTATCGAAGGTTCTTTTTTATTAGGAACAGAAAGACAACGTCGTCACGCCGCCTTCCTGTATAAAAAGCATTTATTATTTGTTGATTGTAGTTACAACGCCAGAACCAACTGTACGTCCACCTTCACGAATAGAGAAACGAGTTCCGTCTTCGATCGCGATTGGTGCAATAAGTTCTACTTCCATTTCTGTGTTATCTCCAGGCATTACCATTTCAGTTCCTTCTGGAAGCGTGATTACGCCAGTTACATCCGTTGTACGGAAATAGAACTGCGGACGGTAGTTAGAGAAGAATGGCGTATGACGTCCACCTTCATCTTTTGATAATACATAAACTTCAGCTTTAAAATTTGTGTGTGGTGTGATTGAACCTGGTTTAGCTAATACTTGACCACGGTTGATATTATCACGGGATACACCACGCAACAATGCACCGATGTTATCTCCAGCTTCTGCATAGTCAAGAAGC
The nucleotide sequence above comes from Oceanobacillus timonensis. Encoded proteins:
- the rplW gene encoding 50S ribosomal protein L23; the protein is MKDLRDVIKRPVITENTADLMAEKKYTFEVVEKANKTEIKDAVETIFGVKVVNVNTMNLKGKFKRMGRYGGYRPDRKKAIVQLSEDSKELDFFEA
- the rplD gene encoding 50S ribosomal protein L4, which codes for MPKVALLKQDGSNVGDIELNDAVFGIEPNTHVLHEAVVMQRASLRQGTHDVKNRSEVRGGGRKPWRQKGTGRARQGSTRSPQWVGGGTVFGPTPRSYSYKLPKKVRRLALKSALSSKVKEESLFVLDAITIDAPKTKEVINILNGLKVEEKALIVLSENNETIARSANNLQNVKVLTVEELNVLDLLTHDKLIITKDAAEKAGEVLAQ
- the rplC gene encoding 50S ribosomal protein L3, whose protein sequence is MTKGILGRKIGMTQLFSENGEVVPVTVVQAEANVVLQKRTLENDGYEALQIGFADKKESRTNKAEKGHAEKAGTAPKRYVREIRGAEIDSYEVGQEINVDIFEAGEKIDVTGTSKGKGFQGAIKRHNQQRGPKTHGSHFHRAPGAMGEINSMRVFKGHNLPGHMGAEQVTIQNLEVVNVDAEKNLLLIKGNIPGPKKSHVKITSTIKGN
- the rpsJ gene encoding 30S ribosomal protein S10 — protein: MAKEKIRIRLKAYDHRILDQSAEKIVDTAKRSGAKVSGPIPLPTERSVYTVLRAVHKYKDAREQFEMRTHKRLIDILEPTPKTVDALMRLDLPSGVDIEIKL
- a CDS encoding short-chain fatty acid transporter, whose amino-acid sequence is MKVLTRFFDRAVQRYLPDAFLFAIILTIFVYVLGVSLTGSGPMEMVTYWGDGFWDLLEFGMQMSLVVVTGYILASTPVVKGFLAKLSRAAKTPGQAVMLVTLVALLACLINYGFGLVVGALFAVHVAKRVPGVDYRILIASAYSGMVIWHGGFSGSVPLLIATPGHFLEDTIGLIPVTETLFSSFNLFIVITLLITLPLFNRYLLKGADPVGKIDPSLWKEEAEEEKETEIHQPATPAERLENSQTLSLLIGMMGLLFIGYHFVANGFDLNINIVNFIFLFLGILFHRTPRRFLETVSKGVKNAGGIIIQFPFYAGIMGMMVSSGLSDKISLWFVSFATDYTLPIFTFLSAGVVNALVPSGGGQWAVQGPIMIQAALEIGADTAKTAMAVAWGDAWTNMIQPFWALPVLAIAGLKIRDIMGFCVMILLFTFIPIVIGFLLL
- a CDS encoding 3-hydroxybutyrate dehydrogenase is translated as MVENKVVFITGAASGIGYEIGCAFARNGAKVALSDVNAEKVMKAAEDLRKKGYDCFGLKCDVTSEEELKQALGDTEEKWGRIDVLINNAGLQHVSAVEDFPTEKFELMTKVMLVAPFMATKLIFPLMKKQGFGRIINMASINGLIGFAGKAAYNSAKHGVIGLTKVSALEGAADGITVNAICPGYVDTPLVRGQFADLAKTRNVPIEKVLEEVLYPLVPQKRLLDVQEVADYVMFLASDKAKGITGQAVVLDGGYTAQ
- the glpX gene encoding class II fructose-bisphosphatase, encoding MNQFIQEFLHVTESAALATYPWIGTGNKIEADQAATDSMRAQLNNISMDGEIVIGEGEIDEAPMLFIGEKVGTGLGEGVDLAVDPIDGTTSTSKGKNNAIAVIAIAKKGTLLHAPDMYMEKIVTGPEAAGKININYPLEKNLRIIAEAKGKQLEELKVIIQDRERHNHWVEEARALGVRTELFEEGDIIPAISTCLHRQGNADLFIGIGGAPEGVLAAVGVKSLGGEMQARLLPNTDEQWNRCISMKLARPNEALSHQQLVNTDECAFIATSITSNMLSQGIENNQDIFITHSIVLNGLDKCFRHIATEHPKISV